In one window of Tellurirhabdus rosea DNA:
- a CDS encoding SdpA family antimicrobial peptide system protein — protein sequence MKTMRLAFVGLCLFWSGLAFFALLTYVKDTPVRFSYEFQHNLRTLFPQGWAFFTKSPRDESIQLYRWENNRLRLVDGQRQATLENLMGFRRASRAMSVEYAYLLYNVPAENWVRCEGDPEAYLRTHRLANVEVENHTPRPYLSGTYYLIQKGIVPWAWASEADRITLPSSILKLTVVCKR from the coding sequence ATGAAAACGATGCGACTTGCTTTTGTGGGGCTTTGCCTCTTCTGGAGCGGGCTGGCGTTTTTTGCCCTGCTCACGTACGTGAAGGACACGCCGGTCCGCTTCAGCTACGAATTCCAGCACAATCTGCGGACGCTGTTTCCGCAGGGCTGGGCCTTTTTCACCAAAAGCCCCCGCGACGAAAGCATCCAGCTCTACCGCTGGGAGAACAACCGGCTCCGGCTGGTGGACGGGCAGCGCCAGGCCACGCTCGAAAACCTGATGGGCTTCCGGCGGGCTTCGCGGGCGATGAGCGTCGAATACGCCTACCTGCTTTATAACGTCCCGGCCGAAAACTGGGTCCGCTGCGAAGGCGATCCCGAAGCGTACCTCCGGACGCACCGGCTGGCCAACGTCGAAGTCGAGAACCACACGCCCCGGCCGTACCTGAGCGGTACCTATTACCTCATCCAGAAAGGCATCGTGCCCTGGGCCTGGGCTTCCGAGGCCGACCGCATTACGCTCCCCAGTTCCATCCTCAAACTCACTGTTGTATGCAAACGCTAA
- a CDS encoding sporulation-delaying protein SdpB family protein, whose translation MQTLTAFDRYLNALLARNPWTNVYGFVRSLLALGTLCTFLLNDMGTLFRPIAGQTDCPSCIGLAQYSLFCWLGDLETARWVCIGILSLVVIGIYPRLTALLHVYVGFSFMSTAILVDGGDQVTLVLSTLLLPLALTDPRTWHWASLPVDTGASTAFQFRKLIALTSYGLLRLQVALIYFEACVGKFKVAEWADGTALYYWLSNPTFGLSPEMQSLLLPILTNRWLIVLLTWSVLVLEGGLFLGLTLEPKYRRYLLWAGVGFHFMIILIHGLPTFFMAMTAALIIFLRPYSQPFNTRPVVSRFRKLTAPLQLEETATVSPARV comes from the coding sequence ATGCAAACGCTAACCGCCTTCGACCGCTACCTGAACGCCCTGCTGGCGCGCAATCCGTGGACCAACGTGTACGGCTTCGTCCGCTCCCTGCTGGCCCTGGGCACCCTCTGCACGTTTCTGCTCAACGACATGGGCACGCTGTTTCGGCCCATCGCCGGGCAGACCGACTGCCCCTCCTGCATCGGACTGGCCCAGTACAGCCTCTTCTGCTGGCTCGGCGATCTGGAAACGGCCCGCTGGGTGTGCATCGGCATCCTGAGTCTGGTGGTGATCGGCATTTACCCGCGCCTCACGGCCCTGCTGCACGTGTACGTCGGTTTCAGCTTTATGTCCACGGCCATTCTGGTCGATGGCGGCGATCAGGTGACGCTGGTGCTGAGCACCCTGCTGCTGCCGCTCGCCCTGACCGACCCCCGCACCTGGCACTGGGCTTCGCTGCCGGTAGACACGGGTGCGTCAACGGCTTTTCAGTTCCGGAAACTGATTGCGCTGACGTCGTACGGACTTCTGCGCCTGCAGGTGGCGCTGATTTACTTTGAAGCCTGCGTCGGCAAGTTCAAAGTGGCCGAGTGGGCCGACGGCACGGCGCTCTACTACTGGCTTTCCAACCCGACCTTTGGGCTGTCGCCGGAGATGCAGAGCCTGCTGCTGCCCATCCTGACCAACCGCTGGCTGATCGTGCTGCTGACCTGGAGTGTGCTGGTGCTCGAAGGGGGCCTGTTTCTGGGGCTGACGCTGGAGCCGAAATACCGCCGGTACCTGCTCTGGGCCGGGGTGGGCTTCCACTTCATGATCATTCTGATACACGGCCTGCCGACCTTCTTTATGGCCATGACCGCCGCCCTGATCATCTTCCTGCGCCCGTACAGCCAGCCGTTCAACACGCGGCCCGTCGTGAGCCGGTTCCGGAAGCTGACGGCGCCTCTTCAACTGGAAGAAACCGCGACCGTATCGCCCGCCCGTGTCTGA
- a CDS encoding thiol-disulfide oxidoreductase DCC family protein has translation MNAIIVFDGVCGFCNGFVQFVIRRDPAGAFTFVSAGSARGQRLRREAGVAALDSILLVENGVVYQKSEAILRIARRLSGPWRWAWAFSVVPRTVRDALYDRFARHRYLFGRTTSCQLLTAEQRTRIVLTD, from the coding sequence ATGAACGCGATCATCGTTTTCGACGGCGTCTGCGGCTTTTGCAACGGCTTCGTTCAGTTTGTGATCCGGCGGGACCCGGCCGGCGCGTTTACCTTTGTTTCGGCCGGGTCGGCGCGGGGGCAGCGGCTGCGTCGGGAGGCCGGGGTGGCGGCGCTGGACAGCATTCTGCTGGTGGAGAACGGAGTTGTTTATCAAAAATCCGAGGCGATTCTGCGCATTGCGCGCCGCCTGTCGGGGCCGTGGCGGTGGGCGTGGGCCTTCTCGGTTGTGCCCCGGACCGTGCGGGACGCGCTCTACGACCGCTTTGCCCGGCACCGCTACCTCTTTGGCCGGACAACTTCCTGCCAGCTGCTCACCGCCGAACAGCGGACCCGAATTGTCTTAACCGATTAA
- a CDS encoding CPBP family glutamic-type intramembrane protease: MKTLTLSPTRSGLFLFGAGLLGVVSLRLVHFPLDKLPPVVLTVYSPEELRWLMLVNPFILLLLGVLAGSLLHGRVGLTLARRADFRAGNLAGSLLRKGAVPGALAGLLILVVVQVFRRLIPEELARLGEDLAVPFVTKVLYGGVTEEILVRFGLMTLLVWLAQKAFRTAAAFTYWLGIAGAALLFGAGHLPMALLQVSSPSAALVAYLLLANSAAGLVFGWVYWRSGLAMAMVAHAVAHLALIIGDRLLF; the protein is encoded by the coding sequence ATGAAAACCTTAACCCTTTCCCCGACGCGCAGCGGCCTGTTTCTGTTTGGAGCCGGACTGCTGGGTGTGGTGTCGCTGCGGCTGGTTCATTTTCCGCTGGACAAACTGCCGCCCGTGGTTCTGACGGTCTACTCGCCCGAGGAACTGCGGTGGCTGATGCTGGTCAATCCGTTTATTCTGCTGTTGCTGGGCGTGCTGGCCGGGTCGCTGCTGCACGGCAGGGTGGGGCTGACGCTGGCTCGTCGGGCCGATTTCCGGGCCGGAAACCTCGCCGGAAGTCTGCTTCGGAAAGGGGCGGTTCCCGGCGCGCTTGCCGGGCTGCTGATTCTGGTCGTGGTGCAGGTGTTTCGGCGCCTGATTCCCGAAGAACTGGCCCGGCTGGGCGAGGATCTGGCCGTTCCATTTGTGACCAAAGTGCTGTACGGGGGCGTTACCGAAGAAATTCTGGTGCGCTTTGGCCTGATGACCCTGCTGGTCTGGCTGGCGCAGAAAGCCTTCCGGACCGCGGCGGCCTTTACCTACTGGCTGGGCATTGCCGGGGCGGCGCTGCTGTTTGGGGCCGGGCATCTGCCGATGGCGCTGCTGCAGGTGTCTTCCCCGTCGGCGGCGCTGGTGGCCTACCTGCTGCTGGCGAATTCGGCGGCCGGTCTGGTGTTCGGGTGGGTGTACTGGCGCTCCGGGCTGGCGATGGCAATGGTGGCCCATGCGGTGGCCCATCTGGCGCTGATCATAGGCGACCGCCTCCTGTTCTGA
- a CDS encoding S41 family peptidase, with amino-acid sequence MRNQHAVAIPAFGFRQSTLMLAFLLGVTTLLSGCKKEPEVVEPEDTATAENLTVNEWILENMQDLYFWNDKIPANPDKTLAPDKFFDSILYKYDASSRPDGDRFSWIEESAEDLQASLSGETTTTGMEYTLYLRATGSDEVIAQVLYVLPGSPAEQAGLKRGDIISRVNGQTLNRSNYASLLFSGTTFRFGLASVSGNTLVDTDVTRSVTATVFQENPVFLDSVYTVGGKTIGYLVYNQFVPGPNGSSTATYDAQLDAIFGEFKTKGVNELVLDLRYNPGGYTSSSANLASLIGRGVSSSSVYFREQWNSTITPYLRQEYGDSFFVQNFLTKSQNIGGNLSRVYVLTTDYTASASELIINGLRPYMSVITIGTTTYGKNVGSITISDETGKIKWGMQPIVFKSFNSAGQSDYAAGFTPSFEVEEPLSLLPLGDTREAMLNEAIYRITGSSPSGRRATAGVNANPLSSLGSSLQRKASWGRMIKPLKTLNL; translated from the coding sequence ATGAGAAATCAACACGCAGTCGCTATTCCGGCTTTCGGCTTTCGCCAAAGCACGCTGATGCTGGCCTTCCTGCTGGGGGTAACTACCCTGCTTTCGGGCTGTAAGAAAGAGCCCGAGGTGGTGGAGCCGGAGGATACCGCCACGGCCGAAAACCTGACGGTCAACGAGTGGATTCTGGAAAACATGCAGGATCTGTATTTCTGGAACGATAAAATTCCGGCGAACCCCGATAAGACGCTGGCTCCGGATAAATTCTTCGATTCGATTCTTTACAAATACGACGCCAGCAGCCGCCCCGACGGCGACCGTTTTTCGTGGATTGAAGAGAGCGCCGAGGACCTGCAGGCGAGCCTGAGCGGCGAAACCACGACCACCGGCATGGAGTATACGCTGTACCTCCGGGCGACGGGTTCGGACGAGGTCATTGCCCAGGTGCTGTACGTGCTGCCCGGCTCCCCGGCGGAACAGGCCGGACTGAAACGCGGCGACATTATTTCCAGGGTGAACGGACAGACGCTCAACCGCAGCAACTACGCCAGCCTGCTGTTTTCGGGCACGACCTTCCGTTTCGGACTGGCCTCCGTGAGCGGGAATACGCTGGTCGATACGGACGTGACCAGAAGCGTAACGGCGACCGTCTTTCAGGAAAATCCGGTGTTCCTGGATTCGGTGTATACCGTCGGCGGAAAAACGATCGGCTACCTGGTGTACAACCAGTTTGTGCCGGGACCGAACGGCAGCAGTACGGCCACCTACGACGCCCAGCTCGACGCCATTTTCGGAGAATTTAAAACCAAAGGCGTCAATGAACTGGTGCTCGATTTGCGCTACAATCCGGGCGGCTACACGTCTTCGTCCGCCAACCTGGCCAGCCTCATCGGCCGGGGCGTCAGCTCGTCGAGTGTGTATTTCCGCGAACAGTGGAACAGCACCATCACCCCGTATTTGCGGCAGGAATACGGCGACAGCTTTTTTGTGCAGAACTTCCTGACCAAATCGCAGAACATCGGCGGCAACCTCTCCCGGGTGTACGTCCTGACGACCGACTACACGGCCTCGGCCTCTGAACTGATCATCAACGGCCTGCGCCCGTACATGTCGGTCATCACCATCGGCACGACCACTTACGGCAAGAATGTCGGCTCCATCACCATCTCCGACGAAACGGGCAAGATCAAATGGGGCATGCAGCCGATTGTCTTCAAGTCGTTCAACAGCGCCGGCCAGTCGGATTACGCCGCCGGATTCACGCCCAGTTTCGAGGTGGAAGAACCGCTGAGCCTGCTGCCGCTGGGCGATACGCGCGAAGCGATGTTGAACGAAGCCATCTACCGCATCACCGGCTCGTCGCCGAGCGGTCGGCGGGCCACTGCCGGGGTCAATGCCAACCCGCTTTCGTCGCTGGGTTCGTCGCTTCAGCGCAAGGCGAGCTGGGGCCGGATGATCAAGCCCCTGAAAACGCTGAATCTGTAA
- a CDS encoding Kelch repeat-containing protein: MNRFSFGRRPMGMAPRFSPQFTLSEPLIFRYTAFLLALVWAGMLVGCSNSDDDVSTLGDWRRRSDFEGVARNAATGFVIGTIAYMGTGTNADNERLSDFWAYDPARNTWTQVANFAGTPRNAAVGFAIGNKGYVGTGLNANSDRLNDFWEYDPAANRWKRIADFGGTARRNAVAFALGSKGYVGTGFDGNYLKDFWAYDPAGNTWTKVASYGGAKRIGAVSFVINGLAYVGTGNNNGTAEKDWWAYDPAQDLWIEKDNFSSDELVARSYGVGFAIKSRGYVTVGDGNTTVWQYNPDDDSWATQGTFEGATRQYAFGFAINGKGYLTTGSSGTGRFDDLWEFDPTVAQDTDED, encoded by the coding sequence ATGAATCGATTCTCTTTTGGTCGCCGTCCGATGGGAATGGCTCCCCGTTTTTCTCCTCAATTCACGCTCTCTGAACCGTTGATTTTCCGATACACGGCGTTCCTGCTGGCCCTGGTCTGGGCCGGGATGCTGGTCGGGTGCAGCAACTCCGACGACGATGTTTCGACGCTAGGCGACTGGCGGCGGCGCTCGGATTTTGAAGGCGTCGCCCGGAACGCGGCCACCGGCTTTGTCATCGGCACGATTGCCTACATGGGCACCGGCACCAACGCCGACAACGAACGGCTGTCGGATTTCTGGGCGTATGATCCGGCCCGCAATACCTGGACGCAGGTAGCCAATTTTGCCGGAACGCCCCGCAACGCCGCCGTCGGGTTTGCCATCGGCAATAAAGGCTACGTCGGCACGGGCCTCAACGCCAACAGCGACCGCCTGAATGATTTCTGGGAATATGACCCGGCCGCCAACCGCTGGAAGCGGATTGCCGATTTCGGAGGAACCGCCCGCCGCAACGCCGTGGCCTTCGCGCTCGGCAGCAAAGGGTACGTGGGCACCGGCTTCGACGGCAACTACCTGAAAGACTTCTGGGCTTACGACCCCGCGGGCAACACCTGGACGAAGGTTGCCAGTTACGGCGGAGCCAAGCGCATCGGGGCCGTCAGCTTCGTTATCAATGGCCTGGCCTACGTCGGCACCGGCAACAACAACGGCACGGCCGAAAAAGACTGGTGGGCCTACGACCCGGCGCAGGACTTGTGGATCGAGAAAGACAATTTCAGCAGCGACGAGCTGGTGGCCCGCAGCTACGGCGTCGGCTTTGCCATCAAGTCGCGGGGGTACGTGACGGTCGGCGACGGCAACACGACCGTCTGGCAGTACAACCCCGACGACGACAGCTGGGCCACCCAGGGCACCTTCGAGGGCGCCACCCGGCAGTATGCCTTTGGCTTTGCCATCAACGGCAAGGGCTACCTGACCACCGGCAGCAGCGGCACCGGCCGGTTCGATGATCTGTGGGAATTCGATCCAACCGTGGCCCAGGATACCGATGAGGATTAG
- a CDS encoding DUF4907 domain-containing protein, translating into MRIRTQRGPESALYRWWLLFLFGSLTLTTAYKVYRRPVGYELRVFSADKGWGYLILRDRKPLIYQPTVPGVAGHAGFSDRDQARRAGETVVRKLRSGQSPPTLTATELQRLGVTSP; encoded by the coding sequence ATGAGGATTAGAACGCAACGCGGCCCCGAAAGCGCGCTGTACCGCTGGTGGCTGCTTTTTCTGTTCGGCAGCCTGACGCTGACTACGGCCTACAAAGTGTACCGCCGCCCGGTCGGCTACGAACTGCGCGTGTTTTCAGCCGACAAAGGCTGGGGTTACCTGATTCTGCGGGACCGGAAGCCGCTGATTTATCAGCCTACCGTACCGGGAGTAGCCGGCCACGCGGGCTTCTCCGACCGTGACCAGGCCCGGCGGGCTGGCGAAACGGTCGTTCGGAAGCTCCGCAGCGGGCAGTCGCCGCCCACGCTGACGGCCACCGAACTGCAGCGCCTGGGCGTGACTTCACCCTGA
- a CDS encoding DUF4270 family protein: MGIKRCIGGLLLLAGAFLSCQSEETAVGLSLVGPDEVQVQVIDSVTIRTSTVLVPDSFVTSADTNVLIGQWSDALTGRATARGFASFDYAANELANTSGLRLDSLVLELGYTFAYGDTTARVDLALHRLQAPLAEQTYDNTDAVAYETVPLFQRTLLPRPNSGTRQLRFRMPDNLALSFWNGLLTRQIVDAATLADFWKGIALTGATSGNVFVGFAAGQRSGLRLYYHATDISGTATSLQFPLQGTHFTQLTADRSGTPLQSLRQRADAVSSGLTDRSSFVAMGVGLRTRIEFPYLGQFEKPERFIGLNHAELVLEPMRRTDRDNMAPPATLALYQTNSQNELLAEVPGGPTGSSGAVAAYSIDPTSLELTDGYRFDLSQYISQVIRRQITNRALLLTAPAAQPDLTLLVRRVTLGDGQRPTDRMRLRLYLTTGS; the protein is encoded by the coding sequence ATGGGTATAAAAAGGTGCATCGGCGGGCTGCTGCTGCTGGCGGGTGCTTTTTTGTCCTGCCAATCCGAGGAGACGGCCGTTGGTCTGTCGCTGGTCGGGCCGGACGAGGTGCAGGTTCAGGTGATCGACTCGGTAACGATCCGGACCTCGACGGTGCTGGTGCCGGATTCGTTCGTGACTTCGGCCGACACGAACGTGCTCATCGGGCAGTGGTCGGACGCGCTGACCGGCCGGGCCACCGCCCGCGGGTTTGCGTCCTTCGACTATGCCGCCAACGAACTGGCCAACACCAGCGGTCTGCGGCTGGATTCGCTGGTGCTGGAACTGGGCTACACCTTTGCCTACGGCGACACGACCGCCCGCGTCGATCTGGCGCTGCACCGGCTTCAGGCCCCGCTGGCCGAGCAGACGTACGACAATACCGACGCGGTGGCCTACGAAACGGTGCCGCTGTTTCAGCGAACCCTGCTGCCCCGACCCAACAGCGGCACCCGCCAGCTTCGCTTCCGGATGCCGGACAATCTGGCCCTGTCGTTCTGGAACGGCCTGCTGACCCGCCAGATTGTCGATGCCGCCACGCTGGCCGATTTCTGGAAAGGAATTGCCCTGACGGGCGCAACTTCGGGCAATGTCTTTGTCGGTTTTGCCGCCGGGCAGCGTTCCGGCCTTCGGCTGTACTACCACGCCACGGACATCAGCGGCACGGCCACGTCCCTGCAATTTCCGTTGCAGGGAACGCATTTTACCCAGTTAACAGCCGACCGGAGCGGGACGCCCCTGCAATCGCTCCGGCAGCGGGCCGACGCCGTGAGCAGTGGGCTGACGGACCGGAGTTCGTTTGTGGCGATGGGCGTCGGGCTGCGTACCCGGATCGAGTTTCCGTACCTGGGTCAGTTCGAAAAGCCCGAGCGGTTTATTGGCCTGAACCATGCCGAACTGGTTCTGGAACCGATGCGGCGCACGGACCGCGACAACATGGCCCCTCCGGCGACGCTCGCGCTGTACCAGACCAACAGCCAGAACGAACTGCTGGCCGAAGTGCCCGGCGGCCCGACGGGGTCGAGCGGGGCGGTGGCGGCGTACAGCATCGACCCCACCTCGCTGGAACTGACCGACGGATACCGTTTCGACCTCTCGCAGTACATCAGCCAGGTGATTCGCCGACAGATTACCAACCGGGCCCTGCTGCTGACCGCGCCCGCCGCCCAGCCCGACCTGACCTTGCTCGTTCGGCGCGTAACGCTGGGCGACGGGCAGCGCCCGACCGACCGCATGCGCCTCCGCCTGTACCTGACCACGGGCAGCTGA
- a CDS encoding ThuA domain-containing protein has product MKTKRRDFLLQAAGLLSATALAAMTPPRKGKAARPMVVFVTGDHEYSSEETMPLLAAELEKNYGLRTKVLKAYPDYNAEKDIPGLEALREADLAVFYLRWRLLPADQLQHIDNYLKSGKPVMGFRTTTHAFNYPEGDERKRWNAFGEFAFGSPPGWGGAAKHTHYGHKSTTDVTVIPEAASHPILTGVTGPFHVPSWLYRVQPDYPAKGSVSLLMGKSVNPDKPAIDNPVAWTWQNQWGGRAFMTTLGHPEDFAAEPFQRLVVNAIHWSLGQPVPKKWKGKINIDVPYGHPKKS; this is encoded by the coding sequence ATGAAAACGAAACGCAGAGATTTTCTGCTTCAGGCCGCCGGACTGCTGAGCGCCACGGCCCTGGCGGCCATGACCCCGCCCCGGAAAGGCAAAGCCGCCCGGCCGATGGTGGTTTTTGTTACCGGCGACCATGAGTACAGCAGCGAGGAAACCATGCCGCTACTGGCCGCCGAACTGGAGAAGAATTACGGCCTGCGCACGAAGGTGCTCAAAGCCTACCCCGATTATAACGCCGAGAAAGACATTCCGGGCCTCGAAGCCCTTCGCGAAGCCGATCTGGCCGTTTTCTACCTCCGCTGGCGTCTGTTGCCGGCCGACCAGCTTCAGCATATTGACAATTACCTGAAATCGGGCAAGCCCGTGATGGGCTTCCGCACGACCACCCACGCCTTCAATTACCCGGAGGGCGACGAACGCAAACGCTGGAACGCCTTCGGTGAGTTTGCCTTCGGCAGTCCGCCGGGTTGGGGCGGGGCGGCCAAACATACGCATTACGGCCATAAAAGCACCACGGACGTGACCGTCATTCCGGAAGCGGCCAGCCACCCGATCCTGACCGGCGTGACGGGGCCATTCCACGTGCCGTCCTGGCTGTACCGCGTGCAGCCCGATTACCCGGCCAAAGGGTCCGTTTCGCTGCTGATGGGGAAATCGGTCAATCCCGATAAACCCGCCATCGACAACCCCGTTGCCTGGACCTGGCAGAACCAGTGGGGCGGCCGGGCGTTTATGACCACCCTGGGCCATCCCGAAGATTTTGCGGCCGAGCCTTTCCAGCGGCTGGTCGTCAACGCGATTCACTGGAGCCTGGGCCAGCCGGTTCCCAAGAAGTGGAAAGGCAAAATCAACATCGACGTTCCCTACGGCCATCCTAAAAAATCCTGA